The following coding sequences lie in one Aricia agestis chromosome 10, ilAriAges1.1, whole genome shotgun sequence genomic window:
- the LOC121731254 gene encoding THUMP domain-containing protein 1 homolog has protein sequence MGDNRRKNKFYFRKRRNKYFLEPGFRGFFCTCNFREKDCVKEMYNILNEYAGKLYSDEATEEPPTVEPEERSDSESDNETDISDMLKREVEDIKKDSQKSLKHKRFQVVETGATNCIFIKTNLPCPEELTTAIIKDISTTKVQKTRYVLRLLPIMATCKANLPDIMECAGKLFDKYFLKEPSTFAIVFNKRFNSSASRDLIIKELADLIVLKNGDNKADLKNPGRCIIVEIIKGICLLSVVDNYYTYKKYNLHELCKEESNDSGETQAKKFKADISNENESSIK, from the coding sequence ATGGGAGACAACAGGCGAAAGAATAAGTTCTACTTTCGCAAACgcagaaacaaatattttttagaacCCGGCTTTCGCGGTTTCTTTTGCACATGCAACTTCAGGGAAAAAGACTGTGTGAAGGAAATGTACAACATACTGAACGAATACGCCGGCAAACTGTATTCTGATGAAGCTACAGAGGAGCCGCCAACTGTGGAGCCAGAAGAGCGATCTGATAGTGAATCTGACAATGAGACTGATATTTCGGACATGCTGAAGCGTGAAGTTGAGGATATAAAAAAAGACTCACAAAAGTCACTTAAGCACAAAAGATTTCAAGTCGTGGAGACAGGAGCTACCAACTGCATCTTCATAAAGACCAATTTACCTTGCCCGGAGGAGCTGACTACGGCTATCATCAAAGACATTTCTACAACAAAAGTCCAGAAGACTAGGTATGTCCTTCGTCTCCTACCTATAATGGCAACTTGCAAAGCAAATTTACCAGATATCATGGAGTGCGCAGGTAAATTGTTTGATAAATATTTCTTAAAAGAGCCGTCTACATTCGCCATTGTATTCAACAAGAGATTCAACAGCAGTGCATCTCGGGATTTGATTATAAAGGAGCTTGCAGATTTgatagttttaaaaaatggtGACAACAAGGCAGATTTGAAGAATCCGGGACGGTGCATTATTGTGGAAATTATAAAAGGAATCTGTCTGCTGAGCGTCGTGGACAACTACTACACATACAAAAAGTATAACTTGCACGAACTGTGTAAAGAGGAGTCAAACGATTCTGGAGAAACACAAGCGAAGAAATTCAAGGCTGACATATCCAATGAGAATGAAAGTTctataaagtaa